The Bombus terrestris chromosome 6, iyBomTerr1.2, whole genome shotgun sequence DNA window GCAATGTCATCTTATACCTTTCACTTACAGTGATTTAATAAGtatgattaaaaatttcttgATACTACAATTTGTGATAAGAAACAATAaaagaacattaaaaaattatatctcTATAACAACTTGTATGTACTTTAACAAGAGTTTGATTGTAACAATTGACGATTACTACTTTATCGTAcctcaattatttattttatatcgtttgaGGAACTTTTTACGAGCTATGATTTTTAGCAAATGCGATCAACCCGTTTGTTGATGAATCATGGTTTGTAACTGCTTGAGTACTTTCTAATTCAGGTTCAATTACCTTTGCCAACTGCTTTCCTAATTCAAcactattaaaataaaattatatatttttacatatttcaaagttttcaaGTATTCAATGATGAAGTTATTACTTACCCCCACTGATCAAAGGAATTGATATCCCAAATAATCCCTTGCACAAAGATTTTATGCTCGTACATTGCTTTAAACATAAATTACGATTAAACTGAATGATACATTtaaatgatatattaatatatgcATTAAATTTACCAATCAAAGCTCCAAGAATAAAAGGTGTTATTTTCTTAAGAAGAATAGTATTGGTTGGTCTATTTCCCTCAAACATCTTATGTGGTAATAATAGATTTATTTGCTCAGGATTCATTCCTGCTTTTTGCAATTCAGTTCGTGCTTCATTCTCATTTTTTCCTTTCATCAAAGCTTCAGTTTGTGCAAAACAATTTGCAAGCAATATTTTATGATGGAGATTTCCTTGAACCTAAAATAAGAATGTCTTATTACCTGCTATTATATTAAAACTTTCTTTTCGAATGATAGTCTCCaactattaattataataatacctTATTATGTGACTGTATTGGAATTAAAAAATCAGCAGGGACAAGTCTAGTACCCTGATGTAGTAACTGGTAAAATGCATGTTGTCCATTAGTACCTGGTTCTCCCCATACAATTGGaccttaaatatttaattttttttcacgTTAACTGAATAAAACACTTATAATACTTAattagagaaaataaaaaattgtattttttctagacatataaaatatataaaatatttaccagTACTGTAATTTACAATTTTCCCTGCACGAGTAACATATTTTCCATTACTTTCCATATCTCCTTGTTGAAAATAAGCAGCAAACCTATGTAAGTACTGATCATATGGTAATAATGCATGTGTTTCAGCTTTGTAAAAATTATGGTACCATATTCCAAGAAGAGCTAATATAACTGGTGCCTATAAagtaatgttttattaaatacacGAAAAAATTCGATGAttcaatatttttctcaaaatattaaaaagatataattataatattacaaacaaAGATTAAGAATATACTTGCATTTTTATCCAATGGAGCACTACAGAAATGTTGATCCATAAAGTATGCACCGctcaataatttttcaaaattttcaaatccaaTAGACAAACAGATTGATAAACCAATAGCTGaccataacgaataacgtcctCCAACCCAGTCCCAAAATCCaaacatatttttttcatcAATACCAAATTCTTTCACTTTTTGATTATTAGTAGACAATGCAACAAAATGACGTGCAACTGCTGCAGGCTATATGAAAAtaggtatattttatataccactAAATTTAAGATCGTTATTTCATTACTCACATCTTTTAAAGCATCCAAAAGCCATATTTTAGCAGAAGTGGCATTTGTAATCGTCTCTTGAGTAGTAAA harbors:
- the LOC100643448 gene encoding glucose-6-phosphate isomerase → MKPKPELTTEAAWTKLQQYFDINGLKIKIYDLFQQNPKRFENFSLEIPTPEDGPILLDYSKNRLTEEALQLLLELARAREIEAARDAMFNGEKINFTENRAVLHIALRNRLNKPILVDNKDVMPEVNAVLNHMKQFTNEILSKQWKGFTSKPIEDVVNIGIGGSDLGPLMVTEALKAFHVGPRVHFVSNIDGTHIAETLKKLNPETTLFIIASKTFTTQETITNATSAKIWLLDALKDPAAVARHFVALSTNNQKVKEFGIDEKNMFGFWDWVGGRYSLWSAIGLSICLSIGFENFEKLLSGAYFMDQHFCSAPLDKNAPVILALLGIWYHNFYKAETHALLPYDQYLHRFAAYFQQGDMESNGKYVTRAGKIVNYSTGPIVWGEPGTNGQHAFYQLLHQGTRLVPADFLIPIQSHNKVQGNLHHKILLANCFAQTEALMKGKNENEARTELQKAGMNPEQINLLLPHKMFEGNRPTNTILLKKITPFILGALIAMYEHKIFVQGIIWDINSFDQWGVELGKQLAKVIEPELESTQAVTNHDSSTNGLIAFAKNHSS